A portion of the Homo sapiens chromosome 16, GRCh38.p14 Primary Assembly genome contains these proteins:
- the HSBP1 gene encoding heat shock factor-binding protein 1 has protein sequence MAETDPKTVQDLTSVVQTLLQQMQDKFQTMSDQIIGRIDDMSSRIDDLEKNIADLMTQAGVEELESENKIPATQKS, from the exons ATGGCCGAGACTGACCCCAAGACCGTGCAGGACCTCACCTCGGTG GTGCAGACACTCCTGCAGCAGATGCAAGATAAATTTCAGACCATGTCTGACCAGATCATTGGGAGAA TTGATGATATGAGTAGTCGCATTGATGATCTGGAAAAGAATATCGCGGACCTCATGACACAGGCTGGGGTGGAAGAACTGGAAAGTGAAAACAAGATACCTGCCACGCAAAAGAGTTGA